From the genome of Segatella hominis, one region includes:
- a CDS encoding ATP-binding protein yields MVIERKEYISLLMQKRWNGKVKIITGIRRCGKSYLLNTLFKQKLIEGGVSADSFVELALDRKSNIQFRNPNKLYDYIIEQTGVEDKKYYVMIDEIQLSYKVKNTDIDESLVPEEDKDMLYVTFYDVLNDLMSRPNLDIYVTGSNSKMLSKDIVTNFRDRGTEIRIFPLTFKEFFEYSKLEKADALEQYMMYGGMPLAVLEQDEKEKAKYLQGLFTNVYMKDIVERYKLKDDVVLSALVDALSSSIGSLTNPHKLACTAASLLDKSTSDHTIKNYLDYLEDAFLFNSAKRYNVKGRKYFNTIQKYYAVDLGLRNAKLNFRQQERSHLMENMLYNELLHRGYNVDVGVVEVDQMLDGKRKRCQYEIDFVVNIGSEKVYIQSALNVNTPEKKRQETFSLHNTDDFFRKIVVLDGSQKMWVDDDGVIYVGVIPFLLEDYLTT; encoded by the coding sequence ATGGTAATAGAGCGAAAGGAATACATATCTCTGCTTATGCAGAAAAGATGGAATGGAAAGGTAAAGATTATCACCGGCATCAGACGCTGCGGAAAATCATACCTACTAAACACCCTTTTTAAGCAAAAGCTTATAGAGGGTGGCGTCAGTGCTGATAGCTTTGTAGAACTTGCATTAGACAGAAAATCCAACATCCAGTTCAGAAATCCCAACAAACTGTATGACTATATAATAGAGCAAACAGGAGTTGAAGATAAGAAATATTACGTGATGATAGATGAAATTCAATTATCATATAAAGTAAAGAATACGGATATAGATGAATCTTTAGTACCAGAGGAAGACAAAGATATGCTATATGTTACTTTCTATGATGTACTGAATGACCTGATGTCTCGCCCAAATCTTGACATCTATGTTACAGGTTCTAATTCAAAAATGCTATCAAAAGACATAGTGACCAACTTTCGAGATCGTGGTACAGAGATTCGGATTTTTCCTTTAACCTTTAAAGAATTCTTTGAATATTCCAAATTAGAAAAAGCAGATGCTCTCGAACAATATATGATGTATGGCGGCATGCCTTTAGCTGTTTTAGAGCAAGATGAGAAAGAAAAAGCCAAGTATCTACAAGGACTTTTTACAAATGTATATATGAAGGATATTGTGGAAAGATACAAGCTAAAAGACGATGTTGTTCTAAGTGCTTTAGTAGATGCACTATCCTCATCTATAGGATCACTGACCAACCCTCATAAACTGGCATGTACAGCTGCTTCACTATTAGATAAGTCAACATCAGATCACACAATAAAAAACTATCTCGACTATCTGGAAGATGCCTTTCTTTTTAACAGTGCAAAAAGATATAACGTCAAAGGAAGGAAGTATTTCAATACCATCCAGAAGTACTATGCAGTTGATCTTGGATTAAGAAATGCCAAGCTAAACTTTAGGCAGCAAGAACGCTCACATTTAATGGAGAATATGTTGTATAACGAGCTTTTGCATAGAGGGTACAATGTTGATGTTGGAGTTGTAGAGGTTGACCAAATGCTTGACGGCAAACGCAAACGATGTCAATATGAAATTGATTTTGTAGTCAACATTGGCAGCGAAAAGGTATATATTCAATCTGCCTTAAATGTCAACACTCCCGAAAAGAAAAGACAAGAAACATTCTCTCTGCATAACACAGACGACTTCTTCCGTAAAATTGTAGTACTCGATGGTAGCCAAAAGATGTGGGTAGATGATGATGGAGTAATATATGTCGGAGTCATCCCATTCTTACTTGAAGACTATTTGACTACTTAA